One region of Pyramidobacter sp. YE332 genomic DNA includes:
- a CDS encoding DUF4428 domain-containing protein: MALFSKEPCAFCGKEVGMMSRSKMSSKDYVCDDCRKKGNPFARVDHLTKDQVAEMFARAERDEKLLDGMELSDEYLDVGMGKVIHFRSQKGGGDIFTISTPETRRYEHRPVFYFSSIRKWNPSEAFVERSVGAAPREAVRDYSTLITLKEKLSADKKNDGWELRIPYFDAAVPEILIKIPKEADADKVQRFYRNICGKCDYRVSRGIQTARDKEDLQVKNACKTANEALKAALKGGDVKEALAEGLQKSIDIDQGKVRKKGFFARLFGR; encoded by the coding sequence ATGGCCCTGTTCAGCAAGGAACCCTGCGCGTTCTGCGGCAAAGAAGTCGGCATGATGAGCCGCAGCAAGATGAGCAGCAAGGATTACGTCTGCGACGACTGCCGCAAGAAAGGCAACCCCTTCGCGCGCGTCGACCATCTGACCAAGGATCAGGTCGCCGAGATGTTCGCGCGCGCGGAGCGCGACGAGAAGCTCCTCGACGGCATGGAGCTGAGCGACGAATATCTGGACGTCGGCATGGGGAAGGTTATCCATTTCCGCAGCCAGAAGGGCGGCGGCGACATCTTCACGATTTCCACGCCGGAGACCCGACGCTACGAGCATCGTCCCGTGTTCTACTTCAGCAGCATCCGCAAGTGGAACCCCAGCGAGGCCTTCGTCGAGCGCAGCGTCGGCGCCGCGCCGCGCGAAGCCGTGCGCGACTACAGCACTCTGATCACGCTCAAGGAGAAACTGTCCGCCGACAAGAAAAACGACGGCTGGGAGCTCCGTATCCCTTACTTCGACGCCGCCGTTCCCGAGATCCTCATCAAAATTCCCAAAGAAGCCGACGCCGACAAAGTGCAGAGGTTTTACAGGAACATCTGCGGCAAATGCGACTATCGAGTGTCGCGCGGCATTCAAACCGCCCGCGACAAAGAGGATCTGCAGGTGAAGAACGCCTGCAAGACCGCCAACGAAGCGCTGAAAGCGGCGCTCAAGGGCGGCGACGTCAAGGAAGCTCTCGCCGAAGGCCTCCAAAAGTCGATCGACATCGACCAGGGCAAGGTCAGGAAAAAGGGATTCTTCGCCCGGCTCTTCGGGCGGTGA
- a CDS encoding Fic family protein, whose protein sequence is MRRFDYSFLNNGLLPAKFVNLTASITSLKTMAGVRKEEYVRVFTELEAIAKVQSVKSSNAIEGIVTSDERIAAIVNQNSAPLNHTEAEIAGYRDALNEIHLGCEHINFRRSDILRLHEMLLSAAGHEYGGRYKTDDNVIMEVDAFGNRKVRFSPTPAAETEAAMEQLELAYLDACGDANVNQLLLIPCVILDFLCIHPFRDGNGRMSRLLSLLLLYKSGHDVGKYVSFEEQINNRKAYYYEALRRSSDGWRTNENTYFPFIENFLSTLYMCYKELDKRFAVVHGRKITKKARIESTVLNSLTPLSKAEICKILPDVSPTTVEAVLGAMVKAGAIKRIGAGRASRYAKA, encoded by the coding sequence ATGAGACGATTCGATTATTCTTTCCTTAATAATGGACTGTTGCCCGCAAAGTTTGTGAACCTTACGGCAAGCATTACGAGCCTGAAAACGATGGCCGGGGTTCGGAAAGAGGAATACGTCCGTGTTTTCACGGAATTGGAAGCCATCGCGAAGGTACAATCGGTAAAGAGTTCCAATGCGATCGAGGGGATTGTTACCAGCGATGAACGTATCGCGGCGATCGTGAATCAGAATAGTGCACCGCTGAATCACACCGAAGCGGAGATCGCCGGGTACAGAGACGCCCTGAATGAAATACATCTGGGCTGCGAGCACATCAACTTCCGCCGGAGTGACATCTTGAGGCTGCATGAAATGCTTTTGTCGGCTGCCGGGCATGAATACGGCGGACGCTACAAGACGGATGACAACGTAATCATGGAAGTCGATGCGTTCGGGAACCGAAAAGTACGGTTTTCTCCTACTCCGGCCGCTGAAACGGAAGCCGCGATGGAACAGCTGGAACTTGCCTATCTGGACGCCTGCGGCGACGCCAACGTCAATCAGCTCTTGTTGATCCCGTGCGTGATTCTGGATTTTCTGTGTATCCATCCCTTCCGAGACGGCAACGGAAGAATGTCGCGACTCTTATCGCTCCTGCTGCTGTACAAAAGCGGTCATGACGTGGGGAAATATGTCTCTTTCGAGGAGCAGATCAACAATCGCAAGGCGTATTACTATGAGGCGCTGCGGCGATCTTCTGATGGCTGGCGCACAAATGAAAACACCTATTTCCCGTTTATCGAGAACTTCCTGTCCACTTTGTATATGTGCTATAAAGAGCTGGATAAGCGTTTCGCCGTAGTCCACGGGAGAAAAATCACCAAAAAGGCACGCATTGAATCGACCGTATTGAACAGCCTGACGCCGCTCTCCAAAGCCGAGATATGCAAGATCCTCCCGGACGTCAGCCCAACGACGGTGGAGGCCGTGTTGGGAGCCATGGTAAAAGCCGGTGCCATTAAACGCATTGGTGCTGGCAGGGCGTCGAGATATGCAAAGGCGTAA